A genomic window from Elusimicrobiota bacterium includes:
- a CDS encoding RecX family transcriptional regulator, with translation MRITKIVQQKRKKERFSIFIDGRYSFSLSEENLIKHKLKTGQEINETQIEDINREDEKKKAINSVFHLLSIRSRSEKELGEKLKTKKISEENITDAIGRIKELGYINDEKFAKERISYLRQKGKGPFIIKMDLRRAGIQEDTINELLFKDKTSKNIEIEQVKNIVLSRLKRMGKIDAKTKFNRLMGFLARRGFDIETIKEGLKEAKLDIEKDDSV, from the coding sequence ATGCGAATCACCAAAATTGTTCAGCAGAAAAGAAAAAAAGAAAGGTTTTCAATATTTATTGACGGCCGCTATTCGTTTTCACTATCAGAAGAAAATCTGATAAAACATAAGCTTAAAACCGGGCAGGAAATAAATGAAACCCAAATTGAAGATATTAACAGAGAAGATGAAAAGAAAAAGGCAATAAATAGTGTTTTTCATTTGTTAAGCATCAGATCCCGCAGTGAAAAAGAGCTTGGAGAAAAGCTGAAAACAAAAAAAATAAGCGAAGAAAATATAACCGATGCAATAGGCCGCATAAAAGAGCTTGGTTATATAAATGACGAAAAGTTTGCAAAAGAACGAATTAGTTATCTCAGGCAAAAAGGCAAAGGCCCTTTTATTATTAAAATGGATTTGCGCAGGGCAGGAATACAGGAAGATACAATAAATGAACTGTTATTCAAGGACAAAACCTCAAAAAATATAGAAATTGAGCAAGTAAAAAATATTGTTTTATCCAGGTTAAAACGTATGGGAAAAATTGATGCTAAAACTAAATTCAACAGATTAATGGGATTTTTAGCAAGAAGAGGATTTGACATAGAGACCATAAAAGAGGGATTAAAAGAAGCAAAACTGGATATAGAGAAGGATGATAGCGTATAG
- a CDS encoding APC family permease, with product MELFPTGGGGYLVASKLLSPSVGMMSGCALLVDYILTITLSIASAADAIFSFLPANLLMYRVSFAVFALILLIILNLRGVKESVLTLMPIFLIFVFTHIFAIIYSFGAHWNNFPVIAQGTVNDVRSASSEFGFFGMIFLVLRAYSMGAGTYTGIEAVSNGLPILREPKVQTGRRTMQYMAFSLALMVLGLMIAYMLYGVQFQSGKTLNAVLFESLTAGWGHQAGNIFVLITLLSEAAILYVASQAGFIDGPRVLSNMAIDRWVPSQFSMLSDRLVTQNGVLLMGISSLVLMLLTGGSVQYLIVLYSINVFITFVLSQLGMVRHWWQSRKEVLDWFRKLAINGFGLILTTFILLSVIIVKFNEGGWITLLVTGTLIAFAIIIKHHYVNTTKILKRLDSLVVAAEGSEDFAPKSQEVIFDPNSKTAAILVNGFNGLGLHTLFGVIRNFGGVFKNFIFVSAGIIDAGNFKGKAELDNLEKYANSEVNKYVNYMRNKGYYAEGITSVGIDVIDEISVLVPKVFERFPNAVFFGGQLVFPEEKFLTRWLHNYTVFAIQRKLYHQGIPIVMLPIRVETGKTISTK from the coding sequence ATAGAACTTTTCCCGACCGGTGGAGGAGGATACCTTGTCGCGAGCAAACTCCTGTCCCCTTCAGTAGGTATGATGTCGGGCTGTGCGCTCTTGGTTGATTATATCTTAACTATCACTCTTTCCATCGCCAGCGCTGCGGATGCAATATTTAGTTTTCTTCCGGCTAATCTTCTAATGTACCGGGTTAGTTTTGCGGTTTTCGCATTAATCCTGCTTATCATCTTAAATCTTCGCGGTGTAAAAGAATCCGTTTTGACACTGATGCCGATCTTTCTCATCTTTGTCTTTACCCACATTTTCGCGATCATCTATTCTTTCGGTGCTCACTGGAACAACTTTCCTGTCATTGCTCAAGGAACCGTAAACGATGTCCGCTCGGCCAGTTCCGAGTTTGGATTCTTCGGCATGATCTTTCTTGTTTTAAGAGCTTACAGTATGGGAGCAGGAACCTATACTGGTATTGAGGCAGTCAGTAACGGTTTGCCGATCTTGAGGGAGCCGAAAGTTCAAACCGGGCGAAGAACAATGCAATATATGGCTTTCTCCCTTGCTCTCATGGTGCTCGGGCTTATGATCGCCTATATGTTATATGGTGTTCAGTTTCAGAGCGGAAAGACGCTGAACGCGGTATTGTTTGAAAGTCTCACTGCTGGCTGGGGACACCAGGCGGGGAACATTTTTGTCTTGATCACTCTGCTTTCAGAAGCTGCCATTCTTTATGTAGCATCGCAGGCTGGGTTCATAGATGGGCCGCGCGTACTTTCAAATATGGCAATAGATCGGTGGGTACCCTCTCAGTTCAGTATGCTTTCTGACCGTCTGGTCACACAGAACGGAGTGCTTTTGATGGGGATTTCTTCTCTAGTACTCATGCTTCTTACAGGTGGTTCTGTACAATACCTCATTGTTCTGTACAGCATCAACGTATTTATAACCTTCGTTTTGTCCCAGCTTGGAATGGTGCGCCACTGGTGGCAGTCTAGAAAAGAAGTCCTGGACTGGTTCAGAAAATTAGCGATTAATGGTTTCGGCCTTATCCTTACAACTTTTATACTTTTATCGGTCATTATTGTAAAATTCAATGAGGGCGGCTGGATTACTCTTCTTGTAACGGGCACTTTAATAGCTTTTGCAATTATAATTAAGCATCACTATGTAAATACTACAAAAATTTTGAAGAGACTTGATTCTCTTGTTGTTGCCGCTGAAGGTTCTGAAGACTTCGCTCCAAAAAGCCAAGAAGTTATATTTGATCCCAATTCAAAAACTGCTGCTATTTTAGTAAACGGTTTTAATGGATTGGGGCTTCATACACTTTTCGGAGTAATTCGTAATTTTGGCGGAGTCTTTAAGAATTTCATATTTGTATCTGCAGGCATAATAGACGCAGGTAATTTTAAAGGAAAAGCTGAACTTGATAATCTTGAAAAATATGCGAACAGCGAAGTAAATAAATATGTAAACTATATGCGTAATAAAGGGTATTATGCCGAAGGAATTACTTCAGTCGGGATAGATGTTATTGATGAAATTTCGGTATTAGTTCCGAAAGTGTTTGAGCGTTTTCCAAACGCAGTATTTTTCGGCGGACAGCTGGTATTTCCCGAAGAAAAATTTCTAACTAGATGGCTTCATAACTACACCGTATTTGCTATTCAGAGAAAACTTTATCATCAAGGAATACCTATTGTGATGCTGCCCATCAGAGTTGAAACCGGAAAAACTATTTCTACTAAATAA